In the Bradyrhizobium guangzhouense genome, one interval contains:
- a CDS encoding M48 family metallopeptidase, whose amino-acid sequence MICFCAERFPWRRLWQNPGDLLLPGLTDMATRALLYRRPHEPKTLLITHGSQFFAIRLRRHRRARRYTLRIHPSDREAILTMPPRGTLAEAKDFAQRHGAWIAARLGRLPKAAPFQPGTVIPLRGVPHRIVHRAGSRGTVWAEIRDSGERILCVAGGLEHVDRRVNDFLKREARKDLQRSAETHAAELGVKVKRLSIRDQSSRWGSCTSAGSLSFSWRLILAPPYVLDYLAAHEVAHLVEMNHSARFWRVCGKICPSMERAKKWLDTCGNDLHRYGVED is encoded by the coding sequence ATGATTTGTTTTTGCGCCGAGCGCTTTCCCTGGCGGCGGTTATGGCAGAATCCGGGCGACCTCCTGCTCCCCGGACTGACAGACATGGCCACACGCGCACTCCTCTATCGGCGGCCCCACGAACCGAAGACCCTTCTGATCACCCATGGATCGCAATTCTTTGCGATTCGGTTGCGAAGGCACCGGCGGGCGCGTCGTTACACGCTCAGGATCCATCCGAGTGATCGCGAAGCCATCCTCACGATGCCGCCGCGCGGCACGCTCGCCGAAGCCAAGGACTTCGCGCAGCGTCATGGCGCGTGGATCGCGGCACGTCTGGGTCGTCTGCCCAAGGCTGCACCGTTCCAGCCTGGCACAGTGATACCGCTCCGTGGCGTTCCCCATCGCATCGTGCATCGCGCAGGCAGCCGCGGCACGGTGTGGGCGGAAATTCGCGACAGCGGTGAACGCATTCTCTGTGTCGCCGGCGGCCTCGAGCATGTCGATCGCCGCGTCAACGACTTCCTCAAGCGCGAGGCACGCAAGGATCTGCAGCGCTCTGCGGAGACCCACGCCGCCGAGCTCGGCGTCAAGGTGAAGCGGCTCTCGATCCGCGATCAGTCCAGCCGCTGGGGCTCCTGCACCTCGGCGGGCTCACTGTCGTTCTCCTGGCGCCTGATCCTCGCGCCGCCCTATGTGCTCGACTATCTCGCCGCGCATGAGGTCGCCCATCTCGTCGAGATGAATCACTCCGCCCGCTTCTGGCGCGTCTGCGGCAAGATCTGTCCCTCGATGGAGCGCGCCAAGAAGTGGCTCGACACCTGCGGCAACGATCTGCACCGGTATGGGGTCGAGGATTAG
- a CDS encoding ABC transporter permease — MTDISLYRGISVQRIGAMILRYWYLLMSSWPRLLELLYWPALQVITWGFIQYYIAQNASFFARAGGTLIGAVILWDILFRGQLGFSISFLEEMWARNLGNLMMSPLKPIEFLLSLMVMSLIRLAIGVIPMTLLAIAFFHFNVYSLGLPLIAFFCNLIFTSWSVGIFVSGLVLRNGLGAESIVWTLMFAIMPLACIYYPVSVLPAWLQYVAWSLPPTYVFEGMRALLIENSFRTDLMGEALAINAVLLLASFGAFLALLRSARKHGSLLAGGE; from the coding sequence ATGACCGACATCTCCCTCTACCGCGGCATCTCCGTGCAACGCATCGGCGCGATGATCCTGCGCTATTGGTACCTCTTGATGTCGTCCTGGCCGCGGCTGCTCGAGCTGTTGTACTGGCCGGCGCTCCAGGTCATCACCTGGGGCTTCATCCAATACTATATTGCGCAAAACGCCAGCTTCTTTGCGCGCGCCGGGGGCACGCTGATCGGCGCCGTGATCCTCTGGGACATCCTGTTCCGCGGCCAGCTCGGATTCTCCATCTCCTTCCTCGAGGAGATGTGGGCCCGCAACCTCGGCAACCTCATGATGAGCCCATTGAAGCCGATCGAGTTTCTGCTCTCGCTGATGGTGATGAGCCTGATCCGTCTCGCGATCGGCGTCATCCCGATGACGCTGCTGGCGATCGCGTTCTTTCACTTCAACGTCTACAGCCTCGGCCTGCCGCTGATCGCCTTCTTCTGCAACCTGATCTTCACCAGCTGGTCGGTCGGCATCTTCGTCTCGGGTCTGGTACTGCGGAACGGCCTCGGCGCCGAGAGCATCGTCTGGACCTTGATGTTCGCCATCATGCCGCTCGCCTGCATTTATTATCCGGTCAGCGTGCTGCCGGCCTGGCTGCAATATGTCGCCTGGTCGCTGCCACCGACTTACGTGTTCGAGGGGATGCGCGCGCTGCTGATCGAGAACAGCTTCCGGACCGATTTGATGGGGGAGGCGTTAGCCATCAACGCGGTGCTTCTGCTGGCTTCTTTCGGGGCATTCCTTGCCCTTTTGCGCAGCGCCCGGAAACACGGCTCGCTGCTTGCGGGCGGCGAATAA
- a CDS encoding ABC transporter ATP-binding protein gives MTENSRASSWPTVAEGISSAAIEVDRLVKVYKQTRAVDGISFSLPRGSITGLLGGNGAGKTTTIAMIMGLVLPTAGRVRVLGHRMPEQSAEVLGRMNFESPYVDMPMRLTVRQNLTIFGKLYAVRHLADRIAELADDLDLTDFIDRANGKLSAGQKTRVALAKALINQPELLLLDEPTASLDPDTADWVRGHLERYRKDNNATILLASHNMLEVERLCDRVIIMKRGRVEDDDTPDAIMARYNRTTLEEVFLDVARGRVNGAKEGAR, from the coding sequence ATGACTGAGAACTCCAGGGCTTCAAGCTGGCCGACTGTCGCGGAGGGCATTTCGTCCGCGGCCATCGAGGTCGATCGCCTCGTCAAGGTCTACAAGCAGACCCGCGCGGTCGACGGCATCTCCTTTTCGCTTCCCCGCGGCAGCATCACCGGCTTGCTCGGCGGCAATGGCGCCGGCAAGACCACCACGATCGCGATGATCATGGGGCTGGTGCTGCCGACCGCCGGCCGCGTCCGCGTGCTCGGTCATCGCATGCCGGAACAGAGCGCCGAGGTGCTGGGGCGGATGAACTTCGAAAGCCCCTATGTCGACATGCCGATGCGGCTGACGGTGCGGCAGAACCTCACGATTTTCGGCAAGCTTTATGCAGTCAGGCACCTTGCCGACCGTATTGCAGAACTGGCCGACGACCTCGATCTCACCGATTTCATCGACCGCGCCAACGGCAAGCTCTCGGCGGGGCAGAAGACTCGTGTTGCGCTGGCGAAGGCGCTGATCAACCAGCCCGAGCTGCTGCTGCTCGACGAGCCCACCGCATCGCTCGACCCTGACACGGCCGACTGGGTGCGGGGCCATCTGGAGCGCTATCGGAAAGACAACAACGCCACCATCCTGCTGGCCTCGCACAACATGCTGGAGGTCGAGCGTCTGTGCGACCGCGTCATCATCATGAAGCGCGGCCGCGTCGAGGACGACGACACGCCCGACGCGATCATGGCCCGCTACAATCGCACCACGCTGGAGGAGGTGTTCCTCGACGTCGCGCGCGGGCGGGTGAACGGTGCGAAGGAGGGGGCGAGATGA
- a CDS encoding MBL fold metallo-hydrolase, whose product MTEQNETKARSEAPKAGAIIVPVTLFEQNCTIIWDEPSKRAVVIDPGGDVPKILDAIKQTGVTVEKIWLTHGHIDHVGGAADLRDALKVPIEGPHVADKYLLDNVVESGARFGMTGVRNFAPDRWLDEGDSVSIGDLTFDILHCPGHSPGSVVFFNGDLRFAHVGDVLFAGSVGRTDLPGGSHATLINSIMTKLLPLGDDVGFICGHGAGSSIGQERMTNPFITGEM is encoded by the coding sequence ATGACCGAGCAAAACGAGACCAAAGCCAGATCTGAAGCGCCGAAGGCTGGCGCGATCATCGTTCCCGTGACGCTGTTCGAGCAGAACTGCACCATCATCTGGGACGAGCCTTCCAAGAGGGCCGTGGTGATCGATCCCGGCGGCGACGTGCCGAAGATCCTGGACGCGATCAAGCAGACCGGCGTCACCGTGGAGAAGATCTGGCTGACCCACGGCCATATCGACCATGTCGGCGGCGCGGCCGATCTGCGCGATGCGCTGAAGGTGCCGATCGAGGGCCCGCATGTCGCGGACAAATATCTGCTCGACAATGTGGTCGAGAGCGGCGCCCGGTTCGGCATGACGGGCGTGCGCAATTTCGCGCCGGATCGCTGGCTCGACGAAGGCGACAGCGTGTCGATCGGCGACTTGACCTTCGACATCCTGCACTGCCCCGGCCATTCGCCCGGGAGCGTGGTGTTCTTCAACGGGGATTTGCGCTTTGCCCATGTCGGCGACGTGCTGTTCGCGGGCTCGGTCGGGCGCACGGACCTTCCCGGCGGCAGTCACGCCACGCTGATCAACTCGATCATGACGAAACTGCTGCCGCTCGGCGACGATGTCGGCTTCATCTGCGGCCACGGCGCCGGCTCGAGCATCGGCCAGGAGCGGATGACCAATCCGTTCATCACCGGCGAGATGTGA
- a CDS encoding MmcB family DNA repair protein translates to MDSPARNIALVPPPDRRQSETALAIARGTARLLRSLGFSCISEMPLPSGRRADLVALNERGEIWIVEIKSSVEDLRAHQKWHEYRTHCDRLFFAFTQDLPCEIFPQDTGLIIADAYGAHMHCEAPEHRMAAATRKQMTVRFGMAAALRINRLVDPQGHVDFWE, encoded by the coding sequence ATGGACAGCCCCGCCCGCAACATCGCCCTTGTTCCGCCGCCTGACCGCCGTCAGTCGGAAACGGCGCTCGCGATCGCGCGCGGCACGGCGCGGCTGTTACGCTCGCTCGGCTTTTCCTGCATCAGCGAGATGCCGCTGCCGTCGGGCCGGCGCGCCGATCTGGTGGCGTTGAACGAGCGCGGCGAGATCTGGATCGTCGAGATCAAATCGTCGGTCGAGGATCTGCGCGCCCACCAGAAATGGCATGAATACCGCACCCATTGCGACCGGCTGTTCTTCGCCTTCACGCAGGATCTGCCCTGCGAGATCTTTCCGCAAGACACCGGCCTGATCATCGCCGATGCCTATGGCGCGCACATGCATTGCGAAGCGCCCGAGCACAGGATGGCGGCAGCGACGCGCAAGCAGATGACGGTGCGGTTCGGCATGGCAGCGGCGCTGCGCATCAACCGCCTGGTCGATCCGCAAGGGCATGTGGATTTTTGGGAATGA
- a CDS encoding polyhydroxyalkanoate depolymerase: MPIGEFGGAPPLAAEGSPVLTTPMYWMYEMAHASLNPARAVTDATKLLFQNPLNPWARTEVGKSVAAACELFERTTRRYGKPEWGLNDTEVNGIRVPVEVRSVWEKPFCRLLYFDRKFARPLRSPQPRVLIVAPMSGHYATLLRGTVEAFLPAHEVYITDWADARMVPLSDGRFDLDDYIDYVVEMLHVLGGNTHVMAVCQPSVPVVAAVSIMEARRDPFVPTSMTLMGGPIDTRRNPTAVNNLAQERGIDWFRNHVITKVPFPHPGMMRDVYPGFLQLNGFISMNLDRHMDAHKQLFAHLVKGDGDLVDKHREFYDEYLAVMDLSAEYYLQTVDTVFVKHSLPKGEMTHRGTRVDPSKVTRVALMTVEGENDDISGLGQTEATHALCSSIPDHRRVHYVQKGVGHYGVFNGSRFKSEIVPRIHDFMVSAANPSSLQALAAE; encoded by the coding sequence ATGCCTATTGGTGAGTTTGGCGGCGCGCCGCCCCTGGCCGCAGAAGGCAGCCCGGTCCTGACCACGCCGATGTACTGGATGTACGAGATGGCGCATGCCTCTCTCAATCCGGCGCGTGCAGTCACCGACGCGACCAAGCTGCTGTTTCAAAATCCGCTGAACCCCTGGGCGCGCACCGAAGTCGGCAAATCGGTCGCCGCGGCCTGCGAATTGTTCGAGCGCACCACGCGCCGCTACGGCAAGCCGGAATGGGGCCTCAATGACACCGAGGTCAACGGCATTCGCGTTCCCGTCGAGGTTCGCTCGGTCTGGGAAAAGCCGTTCTGCCGGTTGCTCTACTTCGATCGCAAATTCGCCCGTCCGTTGCGCAGCCCGCAGCCGCGCGTGCTGATCGTGGCGCCGATGTCCGGCCATTACGCGACACTGCTGCGCGGCACGGTCGAGGCGTTCCTGCCGGCGCATGAGGTCTACATCACCGATTGGGCCGATGCGCGCATGGTGCCGCTCAGCGACGGCCGCTTCGATCTCGACGACTACATCGACTACGTCGTCGAGATGCTGCATGTGCTGGGTGGCAACACCCATGTGATGGCGGTGTGCCAGCCTTCCGTGCCTGTCGTCGCTGCGGTCTCGATCATGGAAGCGCGACGCGATCCCTTCGTGCCGACCTCGATGACGCTGATGGGCGGTCCGATCGACACCCGCCGCAATCCGACCGCCGTGAACAATCTCGCGCAAGAGCGTGGCATCGACTGGTTCCGCAACCACGTCATCACCAAGGTGCCATTCCCGCATCCGGGCATGATGCGCGACGTCTATCCGGGCTTCCTCCAGCTCAACGGGTTCATCAGCATGAACCTCGACCGGCACATGGACGCCCACAAGCAGCTCTTCGCCCATCTGGTGAAGGGCGACGGCGACCTCGTCGACAAGCATCGCGAGTTCTATGACGAATATCTCGCGGTGATGGACCTCTCGGCCGAATATTACCTGCAGACCGTCGACACGGTCTTCGTGAAGCACTCGCTGCCGAAGGGCGAGATGACCCATCGTGGCACGCGCGTCGATCCTTCCAAGGTCACGCGCGTTGCGTTGATGACGGTCGAGGGCGAGAACGACGACATCTCGGGTCTCGGCCAGACCGAAGCAACACACGCATTGTGCAGCTCGATTCCGGATCATCGCCGCGTTCATTACGTCCAGAAGGGCGTTGGACATTACGGCGTGTTCAACGGATCGCGCTTCAAGTCGGAAATCGTGCCGCGCATCCATGATTTCATGGTCTCGGCTGCGAATCCGAGCTCTTTGCAGGCGCTTGCGGCTGAATAG
- a CDS encoding ActR/PrrA/RegA family redox response regulator transcription factor, producing the protein MNAITELNEQADRSLLIVEDDKPFLERLSRAMETRGFAVTSCDTVSDGLAQIGKSAPAFAVVDLRLGDGNGLDVVSALKKKRPEARAIVLTGYGNIATAVTAVKMGAIDYLSKPADADDVVAALLSTSAEKSELPANPMSADRVRWEHIQRIYEMCNRNVSETARRLNMHRRTLQRILAKRAPR; encoded by the coding sequence TTGAACGCCATCACTGAGCTGAACGAACAGGCCGACCGCTCGCTTCTCATCGTGGAGGACGACAAGCCGTTCCTGGAGCGCCTGTCGCGCGCCATGGAGACACGCGGCTTTGCGGTGACGTCATGTGACACGGTCTCGGATGGTCTTGCGCAAATCGGCAAGTCCGCCCCGGCTTTCGCTGTGGTCGATCTCAGGCTCGGCGACGGCAACGGTCTCGACGTCGTCTCCGCGCTGAAGAAGAAGCGCCCCGAAGCGCGCGCCATCGTGCTGACCGGCTATGGCAACATCGCCACCGCCGTCACCGCGGTGAAGATGGGCGCGATCGATTATCTCTCGAAGCCCGCGGATGCCGACGACGTCGTCGCCGCGCTGCTCTCGACCAGCGCCGAGAAATCCGAGCTGCCGGCGAACCCGATGTCGGCCGATCGCGTGCGCTGGGAGCACATCCAGCGCATCTACGAGATGTGCAACCGCAATGTCTCGGAAACGGCGCGCCGCCTCAACATGCACCGGCGTACGTTGCAGCGGATCCTGGCCAAGCGCGCGCCGAGGTAA
- a CDS encoding ActS/PrrB/RegB family redox-sensitive histidine kinase, producing the protein MTETAASDFRPSQRHIRLDTILRLRWLAVLGQLAAIFIVAQGLEFDVAIIPCVSIIGLSAMLNLALQTAVNPMRRLEPIHAAALLALNIVELAGLLFFTGGLQNPFSFLFLAPVLISATALPARLTFGLGILAVACASILFFVHFPLPWDSEDPVVLPPIYLVGVWLSIVLAIGVTSLYSFQVTEEARKLADALAATELVLTREQHLTQLDGLAAAAAHELGTPLATIFLISRELEKTVKDPVFAADLKTLREQTQRCRDILGKITQLSSTGAPFDRMKLSELIEEVVAPHRDFGVDIKVRIAVTATAEPVGSRNPAVLYGVGNIIENAVDFAHSTVEVNAWWNSDTIEIVISDDGPGIPPDIMNRIGEPYLSRRRAQDSGGGLGLGVFIARTLLERTGAKVSFTNRPFPEHGAVVQIAWPRERFEAIESLEETIG; encoded by the coding sequence ATGACCGAGACCGCCGCTTCCGACTTCCGCCCGTCGCAACGACACATCCGCCTGGACACCATCCTGCGGCTGCGCTGGCTCGCGGTGCTGGGCCAGCTCGCCGCGATCTTCATCGTGGCGCAAGGGCTCGAGTTCGACGTTGCCATCATCCCCTGCGTCAGCATCATCGGCCTGTCGGCCATGCTCAATCTGGCGCTCCAGACCGCCGTCAATCCGATGCGGCGGCTGGAGCCGATCCATGCCGCCGCGCTGCTGGCGCTCAATATCGTGGAACTGGCCGGGCTGTTGTTCTTCACCGGCGGATTGCAGAACCCGTTCTCGTTCCTGTTTCTCGCACCGGTCTTGATTTCGGCGACCGCGTTGCCGGCGCGGCTGACCTTCGGCCTCGGCATCCTCGCCGTCGCCTGCGCGTCGATCCTGTTCTTCGTTCATTTCCCGCTGCCATGGGACTCGGAAGACCCGGTGGTGCTGCCGCCGATCTATCTCGTCGGCGTCTGGCTTTCGATCGTGCTCGCGATCGGCGTCACCAGCCTCTACTCCTTTCAGGTCACCGAGGAGGCGCGCAAGCTGGCCGACGCGCTCGCCGCGACCGAGCTGGTGCTGACGCGCGAGCAGCATCTGACCCAGCTCGACGGCCTCGCTGCGGCCGCCGCGCACGAGCTCGGCACGCCGCTCGCGACCATCTTCCTGATCTCGCGCGAGCTGGAGAAGACGGTGAAGGACCCGGTGTTCGCCGCCGACCTGAAAACCCTGCGCGAGCAGACGCAGCGTTGCCGCGACATCCTTGGCAAGATCACCCAGCTTTCCTCCACCGGCGCGCCATTCGACCGCATGAAACTGTCCGAGCTGATCGAGGAAGTGGTGGCGCCGCATCGCGATTTCGGTGTCGACATCAAGGTGCGGATCGCAGTGACCGCAACGGCCGAGCCGGTCGGATCACGCAATCCGGCGGTGCTCTATGGTGTCGGCAACATCATCGAGAACGCGGTCGATTTCGCCCACTCCACGGTGGAAGTGAACGCGTGGTGGAACAGTGATACGATCGAGATCGTGATCTCCGACGACGGACCGGGCATTCCGCCGGACATCATGAACCGGATCGGCGAACCCTATCTGTCGCGGCGGCGCGCCCAGGATTCCGGCGGCGGCCTCGGGCTTGGCGTGTTCATCGCCCGCACCCTGCTCGAGCGCACCGGCGCCAAGGTCTCGTTTACCAACAGGCCCTTCCCGGAACACGGTGCGGTGGTGCAGATTGCGTGGCCGCGCGAGCGTTTTGAGGCTATCGAGAGCCTCGAGGAAACAATAGGATAG
- a CDS encoding alpha-amylase family glycosyl hydrolase, which produces MAQGGEFWWRDGIFYQIYPRSFQDSDGDGVGDLVGILRRLPYVKSLGVDAIWLSPIFPSPMADFGYDISDYTGIDPLFGTMADFDALLAAAHEAGLKLILDLVPNHTSDQHPWFIESSASRDNPKRDWYIWRDPAPDGGVPNNWLSEFGGSAWAFDETTGQYYYHAFLAQQPDLNWRNPDVRTAMYDVMRFWLEKGVDGFRVDVIWHLIKDAAFRDNPPNPRYVEGRPPNEKILTQYSTDQPEVFDVIAEMRRVTDAYSARVLIGEVYLPLHRLMAYYGNDLTGAQMPFNFALLSTFWSARSIEKIIEDYEKALPTGAWPNWVLGNHDRPRVASRVGPEQARVAAMLLLTLRGTPTLYYGDEIGMHQLAIAPEDVRDPFEKNVPGIGVGRDGCRTPMQWDSSDFSGFSAGKPWLPLPEDHVRENVVNLDADSRSILSLYKRLIALRKSSPALVSGDYHPIAAQGDLLIYRRDAQGRAVIIVLNLGPEPIAVTTSALKFGSEILLSTLLDREGERLEGVLDLRGNEGVVVVPPS; this is translated from the coding sequence ATGGCACAGGGCGGCGAGTTTTGGTGGCGCGACGGCATCTTCTATCAGATCTATCCGCGCTCCTTTCAGGACTCGGATGGTGACGGCGTCGGCGATCTCGTCGGCATTTTGCGGCGGCTGCCTTATGTGAAATCGCTCGGCGTCGACGCGATCTGGCTGTCCCCGATCTTCCCCTCGCCGATGGCTGATTTCGGCTACGACATCTCCGATTATACCGGCATCGATCCCTTGTTCGGCACCATGGCGGATTTCGATGCGCTGCTCGCCGCCGCGCACGAGGCCGGCTTGAAGCTGATCCTCGATCTCGTGCCGAACCACACCTCCGACCAGCATCCCTGGTTCATCGAGAGCAGCGCCTCGCGCGACAATCCCAAGCGCGACTGGTACATCTGGCGCGACCCGGCGCCCGACGGCGGTGTCCCGAACAACTGGCTGTCCGAATTCGGCGGCAGCGCCTGGGCCTTCGACGAGACCACGGGCCAGTATTACTACCACGCCTTTCTCGCCCAGCAGCCGGACCTCAACTGGCGCAACCCTGACGTCCGCACGGCGATGTACGACGTGATGCGGTTCTGGCTCGAGAAAGGCGTCGACGGCTTTCGCGTCGACGTGATCTGGCACCTGATCAAGGATGCCGCGTTTCGCGACAATCCGCCGAACCCGCGCTATGTCGAGGGCCGGCCGCCGAACGAGAAGATCCTGACGCAATACTCCACCGACCAGCCGGAGGTGTTCGACGTCATCGCCGAGATGCGGCGCGTCACCGATGCCTATTCCGCGCGCGTCCTGATCGGCGAGGTCTATCTGCCGCTGCATCGTCTGATGGCCTATTACGGCAACGATCTCACCGGCGCGCAGATGCCGTTCAATTTCGCGCTGCTCTCGACCTTCTGGAGCGCGCGCTCGATCGAAAAGATCATCGAGGACTACGAGAAGGCGCTGCCCACAGGCGCCTGGCCGAACTGGGTGCTCGGCAATCACGATCGCCCGCGCGTCGCCAGCCGCGTCGGACCGGAGCAGGCCCGAGTAGCCGCCATGCTGCTCTTGACCCTGCGCGGCACGCCGACGCTCTATTACGGCGACGAGATCGGCATGCACCAGCTCGCGATCGCGCCGGAGGATGTGCGCGATCCCTTCGAGAAGAACGTGCCGGGCATCGGCGTCGGGCGCGACGGCTGCCGCACGCCGATGCAGTGGGATTCGTCCGACTTCTCCGGCTTCTCGGCAGGGAAGCCGTGGCTGCCTTTGCCGGAGGATCATGTGCGCGAGAACGTCGTCAATCTCGATGCGGATTCGCGTTCGATCCTGAGCCTGTACAAGCGTCTGATCGCGTTGCGCAAGAGTTCGCCGGCCCTCGTGAGCGGCGACTACCATCCGATCGCCGCGCAAGGCGATCTCCTGATCTATCGCCGCGACGCCCAGGGCAGGGCTGTCATCATCGTGCTCAATCTCGGCCCCGAGCCGATCGCAGTGACGACGAGTGCGCTCAAGTTCGGCAGCGAGATTCTGCTGTCGACGTTGCTGGATCGTGAAGGGGAGAGGCTCGAAGGCGTGCTGGATTTGCGCGGGAATGAGGGTGTCGTGGTGGTGCCGCCGTCGTAG
- a CDS encoding alpha-amylase family protein, whose translation MIDDLWYKNAIIYCLSVGTYMDADGDGIGDFKGLLRRLDYLHGLGITTIWLMPFQTSPGRDDGYDIADYYSVDSRYGTLGDFVEFAHGCKQRGIRIIIDLVVNHTSDQHHWFKQARRDKTSPYRDWYVWSDRKPANANKGMVFPGVQKSTWTRDKEAGAYYFHRFYDFQPDLNTSNPHVQAEILKIMGFWIQLGVSGFRMDAVPFVIATKGAKVNKPVEQYDMLRTFREFLQWREGDAIILAEANVLPDTDMDYFGRDADRMHMMFNFHVNQHLFYALAASDTRPLAKALKATKPRPASAQWGLFLRNHDELDLGRLTKAQRDTVFKAFGPDKNMQLYDRGIRRRLAPMLGGDRRRLELAYSLMCTLPGTPVIRYGDEIAMGDDLALPERQCARTPMQWSTEPHGGFTKSDRPASPVIDKGPYGFEHVNVAKQRRDPNSMLNWTERIIRMRKEVPEIGWGDFVIIPTRDPAVLIIRYDWRNNSVLFVHNLDEKPREIAFSVGLPDDAGAHLINLLAEDHSHADKRGQHRIVLEPYGYRWYRVGGLDYLLKRSEVDEKMGRKGTKHPT comes from the coding sequence ATGATCGACGATCTCTGGTACAAGAACGCCATCATCTATTGCCTCTCGGTCGGCACCTACATGGACGCCGATGGCGACGGCATCGGCGATTTCAAGGGGCTGCTGCGCCGGCTCGATTACCTGCACGGGCTCGGCATCACCACGATCTGGCTGATGCCGTTCCAGACCTCACCGGGCCGCGACGACGGCTACGACATCGCCGATTATTACAGCGTCGATTCCCGTTACGGCACGCTCGGCGATTTCGTCGAGTTCGCCCATGGCTGCAAGCAGCGGGGCATCCGCATCATCATCGACCTCGTCGTCAACCACACCTCGGACCAGCATCACTGGTTCAAGCAGGCGCGGCGCGACAAGACCTCGCCTTATCGCGACTGGTACGTCTGGTCGGACAGGAAGCCGGCCAACGCCAACAAGGGCATGGTGTTTCCCGGCGTGCAGAAATCGACCTGGACGCGCGACAAGGAAGCCGGCGCGTACTATTTTCATCGCTTCTACGATTTCCAGCCCGACCTCAACACGTCGAATCCGCATGTGCAGGCGGAGATCCTCAAGATCATGGGGTTCTGGATCCAGCTCGGCGTCTCCGGCTTCCGCATGGACGCCGTGCCCTTCGTCATCGCGACCAAGGGCGCGAAAGTGAACAAGCCGGTCGAGCAATACGACATGCTGCGCACGTTCCGCGAATTCCTGCAATGGCGCGAAGGCGACGCCATCATCCTGGCCGAGGCCAATGTGCTGCCGGATACCGACATGGATTATTTCGGCCGCGACGCCGACCGCATGCACATGATGTTCAACTTTCATGTCAACCAGCATCTGTTCTATGCGCTGGCGGCCAGCGACACGCGCCCGCTGGCGAAGGCGTTGAAAGCCACAAAGCCGCGGCCGGCCTCGGCGCAATGGGGCCTGTTCCTGCGCAATCACGACGAGCTGGACCTCGGACGGCTGACCAAGGCGCAGCGCGACACCGTGTTCAAGGCCTTCGGACCCGACAAGAACATGCAGCTCTACGACCGCGGGATCAGACGCCGGCTTGCGCCGATGCTGGGCGGCGACCGCAGGCGGCTCGAGCTCGCCTACAGCCTGATGTGCACGCTGCCGGGAACGCCCGTGATCCGCTACGGCGACGAGATCGCGATGGGCGATGATCTCGCGCTGCCCGAACGCCAATGCGCGCGCACGCCGATGCAATGGTCGACCGAGCCGCACGGCGGCTTCACCAAGAGCGACAGGCCGGCGAGCCCCGTGATCGACAAGGGACCCTACGGCTTCGAGCACGTCAACGTTGCCAAGCAGCGGCGCGATCCGAATTCGATGCTGAACTGGACCGAGCGCATCATCCGCATGCGCAAGGAAGTGCCCGAGATCGGCTGGGGCGACTTCGTGATCATCCCGACACGCGATCCCGCCGTGCTCATCATCCGCTACGACTGGCGCAACAATTCCGTTCTGTTCGTGCACAATCTCGACGAGAAGCCGCGCGAGATCGCGTTCTCGGTCGGGCTGCCCGATGATGCCGGCGCGCATTTGATCAACCTTCTCGCGGAAGACCACAGCCACGCCGACAAACGCGGCCAGCACCGCATCGTGCTGGAGCCCTATGGCTATCGCTGGTACCGGGTCGGCGGGCTGGACTATCTGCTGAAGCGGAGCGAGGTGGATGAGAAGATGGGGCGGAAGGGGACGAAGCATCCGACGTAA